Proteins from one Aythya fuligula isolate bAytFul2 chromosome 11, bAytFul2.pri, whole genome shotgun sequence genomic window:
- the AQP9 gene encoding aquaporin-9 isoform X2 has protein sequence MTVSVGFAMAVTIAVYVSGGISGGHINPAVSLAMCVTGRLKWTKLPIYILAQLLGAFVGAAAVFGIYYDAFMEYSNGTLEVTGPNATAHIFATYPAPYLSLINGFADQVMSTAVLLLAIFAIFDTRNNRVPKGLEPIAVGLLIIVLTCSLGMNSGCAMNPARDLGPRLFTAIAGWGMEVFTAGNNWWWVPIVAPMLGGVLGAITYIIFIEIHHSDTHPGEENDVYDKYELTN, from the exons gtggTCACATAAACCCAGCCGTTTCATTAGCCATGTGCGTGACTGGAAGATTAAAATGGACCAAATTACCAATTTACATATTAGCACAACTCCTGGGAGCATTTGTTGGAGCAGCAGCTGTCTTTGGGATTTATTACG ACGCCTTTATGGAGTACAGCAACGGAACACTTGAAGTCACAGGACCTAATGCCACAGCACATATCTTTGCAACATATCCAGCTCCATACCTATCCCTCATAAATGGATTTGCAGATCAG GTGATGTCAACAGCTGTTCTTCTTCTGGCTATATTTGCTATTTTTGACACCAGAAATAACAGAGTACCAAAGGGCCTGGAGCCAATTGCAGTTGGACTTCTTATAATAGTTCTTACTTGCTCCCTGGGAATGAACAGTGGCTGTGCCATGAACCCAGCCAGGGACCTCGGCCCAAGGCTCTTCACAGCCATTGCAGGATGGGGAATGGAAGTATTCAC GGCTGGAAATAATTGGTGGTGGGTCCCTATAGTTGCACCTATGCTGGGAGGAGTACTTGGAGCTATTACCTatatcatttttattgaaattcatCACTCAGACACTCatccaggagaagaaaatgatgtaTACGATAAATATGAATTGACAAACTGA